A single window of Pseudoduganella plicata DNA harbors:
- a CDS encoding CBS domain-containing protein translates to MKVSEILQVKGNILYTISPDQPLSEAADTMAEKDIGSLVVMEYGDLVGMLTFREVLKALHDNGGSVGAGTVRKHMEDHPITVTADTEVNEVRRIMLEKHARYLPVMNAKTILGVISFYDVARAVLEAQSFENRMLKAYIRDWPAEEDEFAAANQR, encoded by the coding sequence ATGAAAGTCTCAGAAATCCTTCAAGTCAAAGGCAATATCCTTTACACGATCAGCCCCGACCAGCCGTTGTCCGAGGCCGCCGACACGATGGCGGAAAAGGACATCGGCTCGCTTGTCGTCATGGAGTACGGCGACCTGGTCGGCATGCTGACATTCCGCGAAGTGCTCAAGGCGCTGCACGACAACGGCGGGTCCGTGGGCGCGGGCACCGTGCGCAAGCATATGGAAGACCATCCGATCACCGTCACGGCCGACACGGAAGTGAACGAAGTGCGCCGCATCATGCTGGAGAAGCATGCCCGCTACCTGCCCGTGATGAACGCCAAGACGATTCTTGGCGTGATCTCGTTCTACGACGTGGCGCGCGCCGTGCTGGAGGCGCAGAGCTTCGAGAACCGCATGCTCAAGGCGTATATCCGCGACTGGCCGGCGGAAGAGGATGAGTTTGCGGCGGCGAACCAGCGCTGA